Proteins encoded together in one Calditrichota bacterium window:
- a CDS encoding response regulator, whose product MKSSLRTFYENSLGAKVGLPIFLIGAMLATFGALGVNKLFERQLTQQLETRSNLLYFSLRAATRSTSNADMPSFTNLMAAERDVERILIVSQDSLIDASNKNALIGQKLSAVSGALDLPFRIDTLKVGARTGVRLKIKDKYVLIRKFEGEHSDGIASGTAIIVLNTLEARKRITEDTARLLLFLLGAFAVLIIAAYSLGTKHILKPLLAIRQAMNQRAAGNQTVIAVVKSSDEIGELSGALNYMLRALEESESRSRTIIEAAPIAICVVDEWSGELLYSNRNFQEYFGINVTDYGFTTVWDFLSDDEERMFLERAVRTIHSIENREIQVRRRGMLNQWCSLTTREILWQAHPAVLCGFVDITKRREQEEQITSSNKELEEINGQLEEAIVRANNLAMEAETANTAKSSFLANMSHEIRTPMNGIVGFTRLLMEQSLTKEQQEYARAVQECADSLLTLINDILDLSKIEAKQMTLERVEFDPRELVESVVMLFSLQASSKGLEIGYVVESSVPKRIVSDPTRIRQILSNLLGNALKFTSEGYIFVKMAAEKLASNTFKIRCEVTDTGIGIPEDRQTKIFENFTQADSSTSRKYGGTGLGLSISRSLAQLLEGGLEVYSKVDIGSTFTFTGLVTGIEAKNDAEVKSGPLNWVLLEPRELFADAMIQLVGSSPQIASDWKHAFELLRESKGSFTLFVGNGVPCDDIICLSDAISRHPETMHSHIVVATDYEKRKRLQARTVPVVGRLVEVPGRMEAIRSELLRSSAIRSAQGGPTKQPLGAPKLSLKLLVAEDNPVNQKLAQKVLERLGCLVKIAENGEEAVTAHLQEEFDAILMDVQMPVLDGLEATRKIREQSVRPNIPIIALTANALSSDQTECMEAGMNAYIAKPFKPEQIVTALEAYGFRASEVPNET is encoded by the coding sequence ATGAAATCCTCTCTCCGCACTTTCTACGAGAACTCCTTGGGGGCAAAAGTCGGTTTGCCCATCTTTCTTATCGGTGCGATGCTTGCCACTTTTGGAGCACTTGGTGTCAATAAGCTCTTCGAGCGACAACTTACACAGCAACTTGAAACCCGTTCAAACCTTCTGTATTTCTCGTTACGAGCGGCAACTCGTTCGACATCAAATGCCGACATGCCGAGCTTCACGAACCTAATGGCTGCGGAGCGTGATGTCGAGCGAATACTAATCGTATCACAAGACAGTCTAATCGACGCGTCAAATAAGAACGCTTTGATTGGACAGAAACTGTCGGCGGTTTCAGGTGCACTGGATCTTCCTTTCCGGATAGACACTCTCAAAGTAGGCGCACGCACGGGCGTACGACTGAAGATCAAGGACAAGTACGTTTTGATTCGCAAGTTTGAGGGGGAACACTCAGATGGGATCGCATCCGGAACGGCGATTATCGTGCTCAATACCCTCGAGGCCAGAAAGAGAATCACAGAAGACACGGCCCGACTTTTATTGTTTCTTCTTGGAGCTTTTGCCGTTCTGATAATAGCTGCTTATTCCCTTGGAACAAAACATATATTAAAACCTCTGCTTGCGATTCGGCAAGCAATGAACCAACGTGCGGCCGGAAATCAGACCGTAATCGCCGTCGTCAAGTCATCTGACGAAATTGGCGAGTTGTCAGGTGCGCTGAACTACATGTTGCGGGCGCTGGAAGAAAGCGAAAGCAGAAGCCGCACAATCATCGAAGCCGCACCAATCGCGATATGTGTCGTGGATGAGTGGTCGGGAGAACTACTTTACAGCAACCGGAACTTTCAAGAGTACTTCGGAATCAACGTTACGGACTACGGATTTACGACTGTTTGGGACTTTCTGTCGGATGACGAAGAACGTATGTTTCTTGAACGTGCAGTACGTACTATACATTCAATTGAAAATAGGGAGATCCAAGTTCGCCGCAGGGGAATGCTAAACCAGTGGTGCAGTCTGACGACGCGCGAAATTCTTTGGCAAGCGCATCCGGCGGTGCTTTGTGGATTCGTCGATATCACAAAAAGGAGAGAGCAGGAAGAGCAGATAACAAGTTCGAACAAGGAACTCGAAGAGATCAACGGACAACTTGAAGAAGCCATCGTGCGAGCCAATAATCTTGCAATGGAGGCGGAAACGGCCAACACCGCAAAGAGTAGTTTCTTGGCAAACATGTCGCACGAAATCCGCACGCCAATGAACGGCATAGTCGGTTTTACACGCTTGCTGATGGAACAGTCCTTGACCAAAGAACAGCAAGAGTACGCACGGGCTGTGCAGGAATGCGCGGACTCCCTCTTGACGCTGATCAATGACATACTCGATTTGTCAAAGATCGAGGCAAAACAAATGACGCTTGAACGTGTCGAATTCGATCCGCGAGAGCTTGTCGAAAGTGTCGTAATGCTGTTTTCGCTTCAGGCGTCGTCCAAAGGGCTCGAAATCGGTTACGTGGTAGAGTCATCGGTACCAAAACGAATTGTCAGCGATCCCACCCGCATAAGACAAATTCTTTCCAACCTGCTTGGCAATGCGCTGAAGTTTACCTCTGAAGGTTACATTTTCGTAAAGATGGCAGCCGAGAAGTTGGCTTCCAATACGTTCAAGATTCGTTGTGAAGTGACAGACACGGGAATCGGAATCCCTGAAGATCGACAAACAAAGATTTTTGAGAATTTCACACAGGCCGATTCCTCAACGTCCCGAAAATACGGAGGAACTGGACTCGGACTTTCGATCTCAAGAAGTTTGGCCCAGCTCTTGGAGGGAGGTCTTGAGGTCTATAGCAAAGTGGACATCGGCAGTACGTTCACATTTACAGGTCTCGTAACAGGCATAGAAGCAAAGAATGACGCCGAAGTTAAGTCCGGGCCTCTCAATTGGGTATTGCTTGAGCCGCGTGAGTTGTTTGCCGATGCGATGATTCAGTTGGTTGGAAGCTCACCCCAAATCGCATCTGATTGGAAACATGCGTTTGAACTGCTGCGGGAGTCAAAAGGATCGTTTACGCTGTTCGTTGGAAACGGTGTCCCTTGTGACGATATCATCTGTCTCAGCGACGCCATTTCCCGCCACCCGGAAACAATGCACTCGCATATCGTCGTGGCAACGGACTACGAAAAGCGAAAACGGCTTCAGGCGCGTACTGTCCCGGTTGTTGGGCGACTGGTTGAGGTCCCCGGACGCATGGAAGCAATTAGGTCTGAGTTGCTTCGGTCTTCAGCAATCAGGAGTGCACAGGGCGGACCTACGAAGCAGCCTTTGGGCGCGCCAAAACTAAGCCTAAAGCTGCTTGTAGCTGAAGACAATCCAGTCAATCAAAAACTTGCGCAAAAGGTGCTTGAGAGGCTTGGTTGTTTGGTGAAGATCGCCGAGAATGGGGAGGAAGCAGTGACGGCCCACCTGCAAGAAGAGTTTGACGCAATTCTTATGGATGTGCAGATGCCCGTACTTGATGGCTTGGAAGCCACGCGCAAGATTAGAGAGCAAAGTGTTCGGCCGAATATTCCAATCATCGCTTTGACCGCGAATGCTCTGTCTTCCGATCAAACCGAATGCATGGAAGCGGGAATGAACGCCTACATTGCAAAACCTTTTAAGCCCGAGCAAATCGTTACGGCTCTTGAAGCATATGGCTTTCGCGCCTCTGAAGTCCCCAATGAGACATAG
- a CDS encoding class I SAM-dependent methyltransferase: MSKKSFKRVSKSWDEFWAEFWRIRLVGSDDAADFKSQQVVDFCWDVLGMKRGQTVLDLGCGGGYQARYFSESGAKVHGIDITPVLIKHAKKHLKNHNLEATFEVGDMRTFTVPKPFDHVVVLGMSFGFGTDEENAETIHRIFAALKPGGRLLLTGQHPYGLSNHLGPEWLECDEGLLLHRAEFDEESCRLGGSWELACPDGTIIMEGENPEQNGVRCYTVPEIRDLLISAGFKDIEAHGAWYLPAQPLQWFSMELIISATKPK, translated from the coding sequence ATGAGTAAGAAGTCATTTAAGCGTGTTTCCAAGAGCTGGGATGAATTTTGGGCTGAGTTCTGGAGAATAAGGTTGGTGGGAAGTGACGATGCCGCAGACTTTAAGAGCCAGCAAGTCGTCGATTTCTGCTGGGACGTACTTGGAATGAAGCGCGGCCAGACAGTTTTGGATTTAGGCTGCGGTGGCGGGTACCAAGCCCGCTATTTTTCGGAGAGTGGGGCCAAGGTCCATGGCATAGACATTACACCGGTTCTCATCAAACATGCCAAGAAGCACCTCAAGAACCACAATCTTGAAGCGACTTTTGAAGTCGGGGACATGCGAACTTTCACTGTCCCGAAGCCGTTTGACCATGTCGTGGTGCTGGGAATGAGTTTTGGCTTTGGGACTGATGAAGAAAACGCCGAGACAATTCATAGAATATTTGCCGCTCTAAAACCGGGTGGACGACTATTGCTCACGGGACAGCATCCCTACGGCTTGTCCAACCATCTTGGGCCTGAATGGCTTGAGTGTGACGAAGGACTTTTGCTTCACCGGGCCGAGTTTGATGAAGAGTCATGTCGCTTAGGTGGATCGTGGGAACTTGCCTGTCCGGATGGAACGATCATAATGGAAGGCGAAAACCCGGAACAGAACGGCGTTCGTTGCTACACGGTGCCGGAAATACGCGATCTCTTGATCTCAGCGGGTTTTAAGGACATCGAAGCACATGGCGCATGGTACTTGCCGGCACAGCCGCTGCAGTGGTTCTCGATGGAACTGATAATATCAGCGACCAAGCCGAAGTAG
- the dusB gene encoding tRNA dihydrouridine synthase DusB: MDENKSLVTQLGPITLDRPVVLAPLAGWTDTAMRRISRRYGAGLVFSEMLSGEGVRRKNEKTRKMAGFHKEERPYFIQYFATSPDQAADAAKLLRDLDPDGLDLNFGCPVKKIILNQGGAALLKDVGLLARIVEAAAKAVDIPVSVKIRSGWDHRSLNAVEVAQAVEGAGAAWITVHARTRSEFFQGRAHWEWIGEVKDAVGIPVVGNGDVRNAEDVRTLLSTTKCDAVMIGRGAMGYPFIFREVDHFLKTGEEHPAPTPHERHEAAEQHLMMLVEFFGDPVRATLEFRKHLIMYVKGLHSCSRFKSRAMQLLDPHEVIAEMNEFFAGLPDQPIPRPTDVLESAPVWT; the protein is encoded by the coding sequence GTGGACGAAAACAAATCGCTTGTAACGCAACTCGGTCCAATTACGCTTGACCGTCCTGTCGTCCTGGCACCGCTTGCCGGTTGGACAGATACGGCCATGCGGCGCATATCGCGCAGGTATGGTGCCGGATTGGTTTTTTCTGAGATGCTTTCTGGCGAAGGTGTTCGTAGAAAAAATGAAAAAACCCGCAAGATGGCGGGTTTTCATAAAGAAGAGCGACCGTATTTCATTCAGTATTTCGCGACATCGCCTGATCAAGCGGCCGATGCCGCGAAACTGCTGAGAGATCTTGACCCCGACGGACTTGATTTGAATTTCGGCTGTCCAGTCAAGAAGATTATCTTGAATCAGGGAGGCGCGGCCCTCTTGAAAGACGTCGGGTTGCTCGCACGAATCGTCGAAGCGGCTGCCAAGGCAGTCGATATCCCTGTTTCAGTCAAGATACGTTCCGGTTGGGACCATCGTTCACTTAACGCCGTTGAAGTTGCTCAGGCTGTCGAAGGTGCAGGCGCAGCATGGATCACCGTGCATGCTCGGACTCGCAGCGAGTTCTTCCAGGGACGTGCGCACTGGGAGTGGATTGGGGAGGTCAAGGACGCGGTTGGTATTCCCGTAGTCGGGAACGGCGACGTGCGGAATGCGGAAGACGTAAGGACACTTCTAAGCACCACAAAATGTGACGCTGTGATGATTGGTCGGGGAGCAATGGGGTACCCGTTTATTTTTCGGGAGGTTGACCACTTTCTGAAAACCGGAGAGGAACACCCAGCTCCGACACCGCACGAACGTCACGAGGCGGCCGAGCAGCACTTGATGATGCTTGTGGAATTTTTCGGTGATCCGGTCCGTGCCACGCTGGAGTTTCGCAAGCACTTGATCATGTACGTAAAAGGTCTGCATTCCTGTTCGCGGTTTAAAAGTCGAGCGATGCAGCTGCTTGATCCACATGAAGTAATTGCGGAAATGAACGAATTTTTCGCCGGGCTTCCGGATCAGCCAATTCCGAGACCTACCGACGTACTTGAAAGTGCACCAGTCTGGACGTAA
- a CDS encoding arsenate reductase ArsC — protein sequence MTSNHKPKVLVLCTGNSMRSQMAEGLLQNFLGDQVDVYSAGTHPSYVHPNTIKALAEIGIDISHHKSKSVNQFVGQDIDLVITVCDSAKVNCPVLPGARKTIHHPYDDPYDLGPSEDLDTVFAVLREKMRSELIPLVRKELALS from the coding sequence ATGACGTCCAATCATAAGCCAAAGGTCCTTGTCCTTTGTACGGGCAACTCGATGCGCAGTCAAATGGCCGAGGGCCTCCTTCAAAACTTTTTAGGAGATCAAGTTGATGTGTACTCTGCCGGCACGCACCCCAGTTATGTCCATCCCAACACAATAAAGGCCCTCGCAGAAATCGGAATAGATATCTCGCATCACAAATCAAAGAGCGTCAACCAATTCGTCGGGCAAGACATTGACTTAGTTATCACCGTCTGTGACAGCGCCAAAGTCAATTGTCCGGTCTTGCCGGGCGCGCGCAAGACCATTCACCATCCGTACGACGATCCTTATGATCTGGGACCGTCTGAAGATCTTGATACCGTGTTCGCGGTGCTTCGAGAAAAGATGCGCAGCGAGCTAATTCCGCTGGTCCGAAAGGAACTTGCCCTTTCCTGA
- a CDS encoding bifunctional metallophosphatase/5'-nucleotidase, with product MHTNDIHGHFAAERAAWRQDSAMVGGFAVLSGALDSVRKSDDRTIYLDAGDLMTGNPICNMEVDGLKGAALLHMLKLCKCDAIEVGNHEFDLGPEHLRDFLATTDVSWVCSNVQEKSDHKAICAEYRIIERDGLKIGVIGLILTDLAGVVSQHAIEDFNVLDAAAAAQPMIDEIDPATDVIVLLTHNGVDNDIDLARHVSNCDVIVGGHSHTRLKEPLVENGVIIVQAGSFLKNLGVLKLRVKHDKVADFDGKLVELDVARFAPDSEISDYCKTYEDQISREYGEIIATTSSNLTREYAATSPLGNLLCDLLRQHYETDIALVNSGGIRKDIPAGPIRKLDIVEMLPFTNSVMTFELSGREILLFANQQARAQIGGKSETLQMSGLEISYAEKSGEPNDIEVLVNGLPVDADQNYRGVSIDYVLKSQAEQYLGFVPQQTQDTGVQFSDFIMSSLASANQPISPITEKRLIRK from the coding sequence ATGCATACCAATGATATTCATGGGCATTTTGCGGCTGAACGGGCTGCGTGGCGGCAAGATTCCGCCATGGTAGGAGGATTTGCCGTCTTGTCAGGTGCTCTTGATAGCGTGCGCAAATCGGACGACCGTACGATCTATCTTGACGCAGGGGACTTAATGACTGGAAATCCGATCTGCAACATGGAGGTGGACGGTCTCAAAGGCGCGGCACTGCTTCACATGTTGAAGCTGTGCAAGTGCGATGCAATCGAAGTGGGAAACCACGAATTCGATTTGGGCCCCGAACACCTTCGTGACTTTCTTGCGACGACCGACGTATCTTGGGTGTGCTCAAACGTCCAGGAGAAATCCGATCACAAGGCTATTTGTGCAGAATACAGAATTATCGAACGCGACGGCCTGAAGATCGGAGTAATTGGACTCATCTTAACCGATCTGGCAGGAGTTGTGTCACAACATGCAATCGAAGATTTCAATGTACTCGATGCTGCGGCGGCAGCACAGCCGATGATCGATGAAATTGATCCCGCCACAGACGTGATCGTTCTACTCACTCACAACGGCGTTGACAATGACATCGATCTGGCGCGCCACGTTTCCAATTGCGACGTCATTGTCGGTGGGCACAGCCACACCAGATTGAAGGAGCCGCTCGTCGAGAATGGTGTCATTATCGTACAGGCCGGTTCGTTTCTCAAAAACCTCGGAGTCCTCAAACTTCGCGTAAAGCACGACAAAGTGGCTGATTTTGACGGCAAGCTGGTTGAGCTTGATGTTGCGCGATTCGCACCCGACTCCGAAATCTCAGATTACTGCAAAACCTACGAGGATCAGATCAGCCGCGAATACGGCGAGATTATTGCCACTACAAGTTCAAACTTGACTCGTGAATATGCCGCAACCAGTCCGCTTGGCAATCTCTTGTGTGATCTGCTCCGTCAACACTATGAGACGGACATTGCGTTGGTAAATTCCGGAGGAATTCGCAAGGATATCCCTGCCGGCCCGATTCGCAAACTTGACATTGTTGAGATGCTCCCGTTCACAAATTCCGTAATGACTTTCGAACTCAGCGGTAGGGAGATATTGCTGTTCGCAAATCAACAGGCGCGCGCGCAAATAGGCGGAAAGTCTGAAACCCTGCAAATGTCCGGACTCGAAATCTCATACGCAGAAAAAAGCGGCGAGCCCAATGACATTGAAGTACTCGTAAACGGATTGCCCGTCGACGCGGATCAAAACTATCGCGGCGTGTCCATTGACTATGTCTTGAAATCTCAGGCCGAACAATATCTGGGCTTCGTGCCGCAGCAAACACAGGACACCGGTGTGCAGTTCAGCGACTTCATCATGTCTTCGCTTGCCTCGGCCAATCAACCCATCTCACCAATCACGGAAAAGAGACTCATCAGAAAATGA
- a CDS encoding glycosyltransferase family 4 protein, with product MRILLTCHVRFASAMAWYTFHLARGLIQQGHGVFLFAQRNSPLSQRAKTEGIFGDFDRRFHSSDPLEIARSARALGRAIREFEPDVLNPHCPPGHAYLAFVNKGRLPLIRTVAEPRSPKGNAMNKLIHERRTDGMIYSTGSSLPRYERVFLFQNTLQRVVPAGLDLSMFPPVDRGTFREQLAIPEHALFAAIVARMNPEKGQELLIDALAMLPEETRKQMVILLTGDDNQQRTAADLKQYARSRSVDEHLRFLPRLPDIRPLLTEIDLGIITSVRSEAVCRIALEYMAYSKPIISTDVNVLPEVVYNNVNGWVVSSTNPQELADALVSALKHRRDLPEFGKRGRDLLNAQFTLEQMTSKTLDFYREVETQHGQRK from the coding sequence ATGAGAATTCTGTTAACCTGTCATGTGCGCTTCGCCAGTGCGATGGCTTGGTACACATTTCATCTTGCACGCGGGCTAATTCAGCAGGGACATGGCGTATTTCTCTTTGCCCAACGGAATTCCCCGCTTTCGCAAAGGGCGAAAACTGAAGGGATTTTCGGAGATTTTGACCGGAGATTCCACAGTTCCGACCCCCTTGAGATAGCACGGTCGGCGCGTGCCTTGGGTCGTGCAATTCGTGAGTTCGAACCGGACGTGCTTAATCCTCATTGCCCGCCGGGTCACGCGTACTTGGCATTTGTGAATAAAGGTCGTCTGCCCTTGATCCGGACTGTCGCAGAGCCTCGTTCACCGAAGGGCAACGCTATGAACAAGCTAATTCACGAGCGACGCACGGACGGCATGATCTACTCGACTGGGTCTTCTTTGCCGCGCTATGAACGAGTTTTCCTCTTTCAGAATACACTTCAGAGGGTCGTTCCTGCGGGGCTTGACCTAAGCATGTTCCCGCCCGTGGATCGCGGGACATTTCGAGAACAGCTTGCAATTCCCGAGCATGCGCTGTTTGCGGCGATTGTTGCCCGCATGAATCCTGAAAAAGGTCAAGAACTTCTCATTGATGCGCTTGCGATGTTGCCCGAGGAAACCCGGAAGCAGATGGTCATTTTGCTGACCGGTGACGACAACCAGCAGCGAACTGCCGCAGATTTGAAGCAATATGCCCGGTCTCGAAGTGTAGATGAGCACCTGCGTTTCCTGCCAAGACTGCCGGACATTCGGCCGTTATTGACGGAGATCGACTTGGGCATCATAACGTCGGTGCGCAGCGAGGCGGTGTGTCGAATCGCCCTTGAGTACATGGCTTATTCAAAACCCATCATCTCTACGGACGTCAACGTGTTGCCGGAGGTGGTCTACAACAATGTAAACGGGTGGGTTGTGTCATCCACAAATCCGCAGGAATTGGCCGACGCTCTCGTCTCAGCCCTTAAACACCGCCGAGATTTACCTGAATTCGGAAAGCGCGGGCGCGACTTGCTGAACGCTCAGTTTACGCTTGAGCAAATGACCTCGAAAACTTTGGATTTCTACCGCGAAGTTGAGACTCAACATGGCCAACGTAAGTAA
- a CDS encoding glycosyltransferase family 2 protein has product MANVSKLPISLVVITMNEEENLRRCLAAASFCSEFVVVDSGSTDGTLDVAEQFGARIFHRKWNGYGEQKNFGCEQVTHPWILCIDADEVVTDELAESIRMAFASDPQVDGFDINRHGVYAGRLINHSGWYPQWRTFLYRAGAAKWGGMEPHVIVEFSGKSKSRLKGDLLHYTYRTIDEHLRKNISSARAAAIAMKTLGKRTSVIDLLLRPPWAWFRCFVMQRGFLDGFHGLVIANGQATYTFLKYAYLRELLNIRN; this is encoded by the coding sequence ATGGCCAACGTAAGTAAGCTGCCCATATCACTTGTGGTGATTACGATGAACGAGGAAGAGAATCTCCGCCGTTGTCTTGCCGCGGCTTCGTTCTGTTCGGAGTTTGTCGTCGTTGATTCCGGCTCAACGGACGGTACTCTTGACGTCGCCGAACAATTCGGCGCACGGATCTTTCATCGGAAATGGAATGGGTACGGAGAACAAAAGAATTTTGGCTGCGAACAAGTGACTCACCCGTGGATACTTTGTATTGACGCGGACGAAGTTGTTACGGACGAGCTGGCCGAGAGCATTCGCATGGCCTTTGCGAGCGATCCGCAAGTCGATGGATTTGACATCAACCGTCACGGAGTTTACGCAGGGCGGTTGATAAATCACTCCGGTTGGTATCCCCAGTGGAGGACCTTTCTCTATCGAGCGGGTGCCGCGAAATGGGGGGGAATGGAACCACACGTGATTGTCGAATTCTCCGGTAAATCGAAGTCGAGGCTCAAAGGAGATTTGCTGCATTATACGTATAGAACGATTGATGAGCACCTTCGAAAGAACATCTCGTCGGCACGTGCTGCGGCGATTGCCATGAAAACCCTGGGGAAAAGAACCTCTGTCATTGATCTGTTGTTGCGGCCGCCCTGGGCGTGGTTTCGGTGTTTTGTAATGCAGCGTGGTTTCCTCGACGGATTCCACGGGTTAGTAATCGCAAACGGACAGGCAACTTATACATTCTTGAAGTATGCATACCTGCGTGAATTGTTGAACATCCGGAACTGA
- a CDS encoding glycosyltransferase family 9 protein, giving the protein MGTINADGKRIAALLFRRIGDSLLAIPALRAIKLKYPNSHICVLSESHVKRVFEGLEFVDQVVDVERSPSAIALGTAIRNQKADIALDFLSDPRTAIACALSRAHTRIGFSKSVRQFLYTHRIAIQNPRTPVYSAVHKLEFAKALNAANGDCLPAIALSEENEKHAKEKMGVEAAKTIAMYVTSRRDYKRWPLDRYSDISRKLRSEGFRIAVIAGPGEAAIASEFCAKANLADESIASFQDIGDMAAFLKLCNCFVGNDGGPKHLAVAVGTRTITVFQNDPWEYWTPPNSPQHIAVGGPNVSPDIAEVWQAIKRLLIDSNV; this is encoded by the coding sequence ATGGGAACAATAAATGCTGACGGCAAGAGAATAGCAGCACTGCTCTTTCGCAGGATAGGGGATAGCTTGCTTGCCATTCCGGCATTACGGGCAATCAAACTAAAGTACCCAAATTCACACATATGTGTCCTAAGCGAGTCCCATGTCAAGCGCGTTTTTGAAGGACTCGAGTTTGTCGACCAAGTAGTCGACGTAGAAAGGTCACCCTCTGCGATTGCGCTCGGGACTGCTATCCGCAATCAGAAGGCAGATATTGCTCTTGATTTTCTCTCCGATCCGAGAACAGCGATTGCTTGTGCGCTGAGTCGTGCTCATACGAGAATTGGCTTTTCCAAGTCGGTGCGGCAGTTTCTTTATACCCATAGAATCGCTATCCAGAATCCCCGCACACCGGTTTACAGTGCTGTCCACAAACTTGAGTTTGCAAAAGCATTGAACGCAGCAAACGGTGATTGTCTTCCCGCTATTGCTCTCTCCGAGGAGAATGAGAAACACGCAAAAGAGAAAATGGGTGTTGAGGCGGCTAAAACTATCGCAATGTACGTCACAAGCCGCCGCGACTACAAGAGATGGCCGCTTGACCGCTATTCCGATATTTCGCGAAAACTGCGATCTGAAGGATTTCGAATAGCTGTCATTGCTGGACCGGGTGAAGCCGCAATAGCATCGGAGTTTTGCGCAAAAGCAAATTTGGCAGATGAGTCAATTGCGTCATTTCAAGATATAGGTGACATGGCGGCATTCCTGAAACTTTGTAATTGCTTCGTCGGCAATGATGGTGGGCCCAAGCATCTCGCAGTTGCAGTTGGTACACGCACGATCACGGTATTTCAAAATGACCCGTGGGAGTATTGGACGCCGCCGAATAGCCCGCAGCATATTGCTGTTGGAGGACCCAATGTATCGCCGGATATTGCCGAAGTGTGGCAAGCGATAAAGAGACTGCTAATCGATAGCAATGTCTGA
- a CDS encoding glycosyltransferase family 9 protein, with translation MSDPRRILVFRNGSIGNTLAAVPALRCLRESFSSAQIAVLVDPVGKELLANLPYFDRLIVYDRKGRDRGAFGYLRTLRQIRSFAPDTAILLKRFFRNGLLARLGGAQQRVGFETNQKAPLLNLTIPYDESVHVTELDLRLVRKIGAAADVPFLPEIKVLECERKEAECILAESGVQSEFTVAHFGGYTSGADFVSTECRRDLLRTLVRNKDVVIIGSGESEGSRAQKLANELDNAVALTDIPLRLTMAVISMATAFIGTNSGPMHIASAAQVPGIALFRRDDRYEIEKVKWRPKYEGIRVVPVIMNEPACDTVMRSQAAWLPEL, from the coding sequence ATGTCTGATCCCCGCCGCATACTTGTGTTTCGCAATGGTTCAATCGGAAACACTCTAGCTGCTGTCCCGGCACTCAGATGTCTGCGTGAAAGTTTTTCCTCAGCCCAAATTGCAGTTCTCGTGGATCCGGTAGGTAAAGAACTTCTTGCAAACCTCCCCTATTTTGATCGGCTGATAGTTTACGACAGAAAAGGCAGAGACCGCGGGGCATTCGGCTACCTACGCACGTTACGGCAAATTAGAAGTTTCGCTCCAGATACGGCAATCCTTCTGAAACGGTTCTTTCGCAACGGTCTGCTGGCCCGGCTTGGAGGTGCACAACAACGCGTCGGGTTCGAAACAAACCAAAAGGCGCCGCTACTGAACCTGACGATTCCCTACGACGAATCGGTTCACGTCACAGAGCTTGACCTCCGGCTCGTCCGAAAGATCGGCGCTGCAGCCGATGTGCCGTTTTTGCCTGAGATAAAGGTTCTAGAGTGTGAACGTAAAGAAGCAGAATGTATTCTTGCCGAGTCCGGCGTACAAAGTGAATTTACCGTAGCACATTTTGGCGGATATACAAGTGGTGCCGATTTTGTCAGCACGGAATGCCGCAGAGATCTGTTGCGAACCTTAGTCCGGAATAAAGACGTAGTAATAATCGGAAGCGGTGAAAGTGAAGGGAGTCGGGCACAAAAACTTGCCAATGAACTTGACAACGCAGTTGCATTGACGGACATCCCGCTTCGATTGACAATGGCGGTAATTTCGATGGCGACGGCATTTATCGGAACGAACAGCGGTCCGATGCACATTGCTTCGGCGGCGCAAGTTCCCGGAATCGCTCTGTTTCGAAGAGACGATAGGTACGAAATAGAAAAAGTCAAATGGCGACCAAAATACGAAGGCATTCGAGTTGTGCCGGTCATCATGAATGAGCCTGCATGTGATACCGTAATGCGAAGTCAAGCCGCGTGGTTGCCCGAGCTGTGA